One Neovison vison isolate M4711 chromosome 2, ASM_NN_V1, whole genome shotgun sequence genomic window carries:
- the TMEM201 gene encoding transmembrane protein 201 isoform X3 has translation MEGVSALLARCPTAGLAGGLGVTACAAAGVLLYRIARRMKPTHTVVNCWFCNQDTVVPYGNRNCWDCPHCEQYNGFQENGDYNKPIPAQYLEHLNHVVSGAPRPRAPAQPQQWVSSQVLLCRRCSHHQTTKIKQLAAFAPRDEGRYDEEIEVYRHHLEQMYKLCRPCQAAVEYYIKHQNRQLRALLLSHQFRRREADQSHTQSCSSAAKAPVQVIVLRALAFLACTFLLTLALYGTSNPFAPQATLPPALPPGGNGSAAPDNSSAPGPEGWQQLLGLLPEHAAEKLREAWAFGQSHQMGVVALGLLTCLLAMLLAGRLRLRRIDAFSTCLWALLLGLHLTEQYLQAASPGWLDTLKFSTTSLCCLVGFTAAVATRKATGPRRFRPRRCSPRVAAGLCPTSPSLAVSCPGAGPSPSLFIPTPPGFLPLASQQLFRSPRRASPSSLPGRLSRALSLGTIPSLTRADSGYLFSGSRPPSQVSRSGEAPVPAPSVAGSVASSSGSLRHRRPLISPARLNLQGQKLLLFPSPPGEAPSTPSSSDEHSPRNGSLFPLEPPQAPQRSPAQDTKLNMDMRSGPERGSACSSRSIKKEDDSSQSSTCVVDTTTQGCTEGATTWRGRFGPSLVRGLLAVSLAANVLFTSAYLYQVLR, from the exons ATGGAGGGAGTGAGCGCGCTACTGGCCCGCTGCCCCACGGCGGGCCTGGCCGGCGGCCTGGGGGTCACGGCGTGCGCCGCGGCCGGCGTGCTGCTCTACCGGATCGCGCGGAG GATGAAGCCGACGCACACCGTTGTCAACTGCTGGTTCTGCAACCAGGACACAGTCGTGCCCTACGGGAACCGCAACTGCTGGGACTGTCCGCACTGTGAGCAGTACAACGGCTTCCAGGAG aatggCGACTACAACAAGCCCATCCCCGCCCAGTACTTGGAGCACCTGAACCACGTGGTGAGCGgcgcgccccgcccccgcgcgcCTGCGCAGCCGCAGCAGTGGGTGAGCAGCCAGGTGCTGCTGTGCCGCAGGTGCAGCCACCACCAGACCACCAAGATCAAGCAGCTGGCCGCCTTCGCGCCGCGGGACGAG GGCAGGTACGACGAAGAGATCGAGGTGTACCGCCACCACCTGGAGCAGATGTACAAGCTGTGTCGGCCGTGCCAGGCGGCTGTCGAGTACTACATCAAGCACCAGAACCGCCAGCTGCGCGCCCTGCTGCTCAGCCACCAGTTCCGGCGCCGGGAGGCAGACCAGAGCCACACGCAG AGCTGCTCGTCGGCGGCGAAGGCCCCAGTCCAGGTCATCGTGCTCCGCGCCCTCGCCTTCCTGGCCTGTACCTTCCTGCTGACCCTCGCGCTCTATGGCACCAGCAACCCCTTTGCCCCACAGGCCaccctgcctccagccctgccGCCCGGTGGCAACGGCTCAGCCGCACCCGACAACAGCAGCGCCCCCGGGCCGGAGGGTTGGCAGCAGCTGCTGGGCCTGCTGCCCGAGCACGCGGCCGAGAAGCTACGGGAGGCCTGGGCCTTCgggcagagccaccagatggGCGTCGTGGCCCTGGGCCTGCTCACCTGCCTGCTGGCCATGCTGCTGGCCGGCCGCCTCAG GCTCCGGAGGATCGACGCCTTCTCTACCTGCCTGTGGGCCCTGCTGCTGGGGCTGCACCTCACCGAGCAGTACCTGCAGGCTGCCTCGCCCGGCTGGCTGGACACGCTCAAGTTCAGCACCACGTCCCTGTGCTGCCTGGTGGGCTTCACGGCAGCCGTGGCCACAAGGAAGGCGACAGGCCCACGGAGGTTCCGGCCCCGAAG GTGTTCCCCACGCGTCGCGGCCGGCCTCTGCCCCACGAGCCCCAGCCTGGCGGTGTCCTGCCCGGGCGCGGGCCCCTCGCCGTCGCTGTTCATCCCCACCCCGCCCGGCTTCCTGCCGCTCGCCAGCCAGCAGCTGTTCCGGTCTCCGCGCCGGGCCTCGCCCTCCTCGCTGCCGGGCCGCCTCAGCCGGGCCCTCTCGCTGGGAACCATACCCTCCCTGACGCGGGCAG aCTCGGGGTATCTGTTCAGCGGGAGCCGCCCCCCATCTCAGGTGTCTCGATCCGGAGAGGCTCCTGTTCCAG CGCCTTCCGTGGCTGGCTCCGTGGCCTCCAGCTCTGGCTCTCTGCGCCACCGCAGGCCCCTCATCAGCCCGGCCCGGCTCAACCTGCAGGGGCAGAAGCTGCTGCTGTTCCCGTCACCCCCCGGGGAGGCCCCCAGCACGCCCAGCAGCTCCGACGAGCACTCACCCCGCAACGGCAGCCTCTTCCCCCTCGAGCCGCCCCAGGCCCCGCAGAGATCGCCGGCGCAGGACACGAAGCTCAACATGG ACATGAGGTCGGGGCCAGAAAGAGGCAGTGCCTGCAGCAGCCGGTCCATCAAGAAAGAGGACGACTCATCCCAGTCGTCCACCTGTGTAGTGGACACCACCACCCAAGGGTGCACAGAGGGGGCCACCACCTGGAGAG GTCGTTTCGGGCCCTCCCTGGTCCGGGGCCTCTTGGCTGTGAGCTTGGCTGCCAACGTGCTCTTCACCTCGGCCTACCTGTACCAGGTCCTGCGCTGA